Part of the Flavobacterium sp. MDT1-60 genome, CCTCGTCAACAGTACTTCTTTCTTTAGAAAGATCAGCATTAAAATCGTAAATAGCATTTGGTCTGAGGACAACTCCCAATTGGCTGTTGGCTTGACCGCTTACATAAGGTTTTGCGAAAAAGCGTACCAAATCAAAGTAAGCCAGCGATTTTAAAAAGTTGGCTTCACCAATCATTCTTGCTTGTTTGTCCGGGTCTTTAACTTTGTCAATGTTTTCGATAACCGTATTTGCTGCATTTATGATTTCATAACATCTTGCATAAGTTCCTTCAATAATTATGTTATTAGATTGCATCGATTTAATATACATTTGGCGTAGTTCACCAAAAGAGCCTCTCCATCTTAAATCGGTTGTGTTTAGTACGCCACTTACACCTAGTAAATCGGCATAAAGTAAAATTCTTCCTCCATACGCATTGCCATTTGCAGCCAGGGCATAAGCACCAGTAAGTACATTTGTAACACCACTTTCAGTACTTAAAGTTACTGATGCATCTTCTCTTTGTTTAGGCTCTAAGTTTAATTCGTTTTCGCAACTTGCAAAAAAGACTGCGAAAATTATAAATAAGATTAATTTATTTGCTTTCATCTTGTTCTTTTTAAAAATTAATATTTACTCCCATTGCAAATGTTTTTGCGGGTGGTGCAGAGTAAAAATCTTCTCCAACACGCGGACTGCCTTTAGTAATATCGTCTCTTCTTGCTTCCGGATCGGTTCCTTCATAACCTGTAAAAGTAAGCAGGTTAACAGCTGTAAGATACACTCTCAGACTGCTCATTCCGGCTTTATTTACCGTTTCTTTCGGTAGTGAATAACCTATTGTAAGGTTTCTCAAACGCACAAAATCAGATTTGTCTAAATAACGCGTAGATTCCTGAGTACCATTTGATCCACCAAATCTTGCTTGTGGAACATTAGTAATGTCACCAGGATTTTGCCAGCGATTTAACTGATCCAGTGTTTGGTTATCAAAATAATCAGCAGCAGTTGATTGGTATAAACCAGCCGAATTGTAAATACTAGCGCCCCATTCACCCTGGAAAGTAAACGTAAAATCAAAACCTTTGTATGTCATTGTATTCGTTAAACCAGCCATTAAAGTTGGAAAAGGATTACCGGCAATAATTCTTTTTGCTTCACTGTAATCGTTAGTGGTGCTTTTATCAATACTTCCATCAGCATTTGCTGTATTTTTTACAAAAAGGGCATCTCCATTAGCAGGGTCAACTCCGGCATATTCTACTAAATAAAAAGAAGAAATGTTTTCTCCGGTTCTGTTAATAGTATAATCAGAGATAATATCTGTATTGTTGTTTGGAAGTGATTTTACTTTTGATTCATTAGTAGTAAGATTGAAACTGGTATTCCATCTGAAATCTTGTGTTTCAATATTTTTTGTGTTTAAGGTAAACTCAAAACCATTACTTCTAATTTTTCCGATGTTTTTATTTACAAACGCTGCACCAGAACTTAGAGGTAAAGGCACTTCAAAAAGTAAACCATCTGTGTCTTTTTGATAGTAATCGGCTTCAAAAGTGATTTTGTTTAAGAAACCAACTTCTACACCAAAATCAGTCTGAGTTGATTTTTCCCAGGTCAAATCATTGTTTCCTGCCTGATCAAAAGTAAGTCCTGATTTTAAGTTATAAGGATTTGGTCTGTATAATTGACGGGAAGCAAAGTTTCCGATTTCAGCATTTCCTAATTTACCCCAGCTTCCTTTTAATTTTAAATAGGTTAAAACAGTATTGTCTTTTAGGAAACTTTCCTGAGACATTACCCAACCAGCAGAAAATGCAGGGAAAACTCCAAATCTTTCATTTTTTCCAAAACGAGACGAACCATCACGACGAACACTGGCCTTGAAAAGATATTTGCCAGCGAACGAGTAATTTAATCTTCCAAATTGGGAAACGAAAGCATAATCTGTTTCACTACCATGTCCTTCATTTACTTCGGCACCACCGTCAATAGTATGAAAATCATCATTTGGGAAATAAATACTGTTTACATCCTGATATCTTCTGTTGTATTTGTTGAATTCCATACCGGCCACTAGATTTAAAACGTGCTTTTCAGCAAATGTTTTATCGTAAGTAAAATAATTACTAAAAACATAATTTTCGGTATTTACTGAGCTGGCATACACAGCTCCGTCAGTTGCCATAAATGGTGCATCTTTACCTTGCCAGTAATCTTCAGTTTGTGTTAAAAGATCGTAGGAGAAATCAGAATTAAATTTCAAGCCATTTACGATTTTTAGTTCCCCAAAAACTTTTCCGGTCACTCTGCGCATAATAGTTTCCCATGAAGTATTGTCCTTAGCTAATAAATAGTTGACATATTCTGTATTAGGGTTTGGAGTTCCGTCCTCTAATCTGGCTTGCGAAATTGGAGCCTGAGCTACAGATTGCAAAGGAGTAGAGAAGGAGTTGTCGTCCTGAACCCTGTTGATAACAGATCTTGAAAAACCAATGTTCATTCCGGCTGTAAAGCGATCAGAAACTTTATGAGATACATTTGATCTCGCTGTAATTCTTTCCAGATCATTACTGTCAACAATTCCTGTTGTGTTATTATAGGCTCCTGAGAAAAAGTATTTTGTTTTATCATCTCCGCCAGAAACAGAAAAATCAGCATCGGTTGTATAACCTGTTCGCAGCGCAATATCTTGCCAGTCTGTATTAACTTCGCCATTTCTCCAGTCTGTTCCCTGAGACAGATATTCCAATTCATCTTCAACAGATTCTAAATCGTCGACATTTCTTCCCGCTTCCTGTAACAATTCGACGTATTGTTTTGCGTTTAGCCATTTCTTTTTATGTGTAGCTTCACTAACACCTTGTGAGAAGTTGATTGAGAAATTTCCTTTTCCTTCTTTTCCTTTTTAGTAGTAATTAAAACAACTCCATTTGCTCCACGTGCTCCATATATCGCAGCAGAAGAAGCGTCTTTTAAGACATCAATAGATTCTATTTCGTTGGTACTTAAAGTCAATAATGGGTTGGTTGGGGCACCATTACTGGATTCATTGTCATTGATAAGCGGAATTCCGTCTAAAACATACAATGGCTGTGTTCCGGCACTGATACTTGCCGCACCACGAACTCTAATATTAATTCCGCCTTCAACTTTACCATTTGTCTGAGTAATCTGAACCCCTGCCAGCTTTCCTACTAATGCATTTTGCAAGTTTGAAACTGGTATTTGCTGAATATCTTTGGCTGTTACGCGGGCAATATTATCAGTTAAATTCTTTTTTGATTGAGTACCGTAGCCCACAACAAGCACGGCTTCTAATTCATTTTGAGTTTCAACTAATTCAATTGTCATACCATTTGAAGCGGGTACATTTGTAGTAGCAAAACTCACATAACTTATAGTCAAGACATCGCCTTTTTTGGCCGCTATCTTGAAATTTCCATCAAAATCGGTTTGTGTACTTGCACTGGTACCTTTTATAATAATATTTACTCCAGGAATCGGAACTCCTTTTTTATCAGTAACCTTACCAGAAATGTATCCTTCCTGTGCGGCCACTATTTGTACAAATAGTGTCAATACGAGCCATAAAAAATGCTTTACCTTAATTTTCATTTTTCAAATGTTTTTGGATTAGTTTCTCAAATATCTTAAATATATGTTAAACATCATACGATTATTAACATTAAATACAACAATTTTATTTGTTTTTGTAGTATTTATAACAATAAGATGTATGTATAGACATATTTTTTAAAAAACTGCCAATAAATTATTTAATGTTGAATGAAAAAAAACTTTATTACTTGTGAAAATTTAGAAATTAACATTTTATATGATCTAATGTCTGTATTTTATTAATTTTTCAAAGAATTGGTTAATTGTTGATCGGGTTGAATATAAAAAAGCGATTGTTTCCGGAAACAATCGCTTTTGGTCATAATTACTAAAAATATCAAAAAAAGTAATTATTTTTTGTATCTAAAATCGAACCTTTTTAAGTTCCCACAAAGTTTTAATGAATGTATCAACGTCTTGTGTCGTGTTGTAAAATGCCAAAGAAGGACGAACAGTGGTTTCAACTCCCATTCGTCGTAAAATCGGCTGTGCACAATGATGTCCGGTTCTTACGGCGACTCCTTCTTTATTTAAAGCCTGCCCAACCTGATCGTTGGTATAACCTTGCAGATTAAAGGATAATACGCTTGCTTTATCTTTCGCAGTTCCTATTAATCGTACACCAGGAATATCTTTCAGCAAGCGAGTGGCATATTCCAACAAATAATGTTCGTATTGACCGATGGTGTCGATACCTATTTTGGTTACATAATCTATGGCAGCTCCAAGACCTATTGCATCTGCAATGTTGCCTGTTCCGGCTTCAAAACGATTGGGTGCTTTGTGGTATTTTATTTCCTCAAAAGTAACATCCTGAATCATATTGCCACCAGATTGGTAGGGCTGCATTTCGTTTAATAATTCTTCTTTGCCATATAATGCTCCAATTCCAGTTGGTCCAAATAATTTATGTCCTGAAAAAACAAGCCAATCTGGATTTAAATCCTGGACATCAACTTTCATATGTGAAACCGATTGCGCGCCGTCGATTAAAACTTTTGCTCCAACAGAACGAGCCATTTCGATTATTTTTTTGGCCGGTGTTACGGTTCCTAATGCGTTTGAAACCTGAGTAAAAGCAACTAATTTAGTTTTCGAATTCAGTAATTTACTGTATTCGTCAAGTAAAATCTGACCGTCATCGTCAACCGGAATTACTCTTAATTTCAATCCTTTTTTATCGGCGAGTCTTTTCCACGGAACTATATTGGCATGATGTTCCAGATTACTCACAATAATTTCATCTCCGGCAACTAAATTATGATCGCCCCAGCTTTGTGCAACAAGATTAATTCCTTCTGTAGCGCCGCGAACGAATACAATTTCATTTACAGAACCGGCATTTAAAAAAGTTTTTACTTTTTCACGAGCTGCTTCATAAGCATCAGATGCTCTTGCGGCCAATTCATGTGCAGCGCGATGAATATTTGAATTTTCATGTTCGTAGAAATAGGCAACACGATCAATTACAGCTTGTGGTTTTTGAGTTGTTGCGGCATTATCAAACCAAACCAAAGGTTTTCCATTTACAGTTTCACGCAGAATTGGGAAATCTTTTTTGATTAATTCTGCATTAAAATTTGTCCCCGTAATACCGACAATTTCTTTTGATCCGAAAGTATTCCCAACTATCGCATTAGTATTTTTTGGATCAAAAGCGAACGGATTCTGATCTAAAAAATAATACGAATTTGCACTTTCACTTCCGCTTGACGGAAAATCAACACGCTTTCTGAATTGCGTATCAACCGTTTCTAATGCTAACTTTAATTCCGCTTCAAAAGAAGAATTTTGGGTTTGAAAAGGCAAATACTGATTATTCAAAAGTAATGACGAAAAAAAAGAATCTTCATTAATCTGTGATGCACCTCCGTTTTTTAAATTAATATCATTAAATCCTGTTTGAGGATTATTGATATTTAATGCATTATTTTCCGGGACTCCCGATGAAGGAATACCGTACTGAGGATCAAAACCTGCACCAGCATTCGGATATAATGCCGAAGCGCTCGAACTTTGAGCAGCAATTGAAGGAGAAGCTCCAAAACCGCTAAATGAAGTTGGAACTGGTTGTACATTTAACGGACTTTGCGTTGGGAATGGCGCAATGACATTTGCACCACCGGCATGCAAAAGTGTTTCTGCAATTTTTGTCGCGCGAGGATGTTCTGCTCTATCCGGACTCAACGAAATTTCTTTAGGAAATTCATTGGGTAAAGTTTGGAACAACTCATTGGCTAAAAGCTGCAAATCGTCAATGTTAGGTAAACCGTTTTCGTTAGTATTTGTACTCATGATACTTTCCTATTTCTACATCTTCTAAAACAGCGATTGCATCATCAACCAAAATAGCCAAAGAGCAATAAAGAGATACCAAATACGAAGCAATCGCTTTTTCATTGATGCCCATAAAACGAACTGATAATCCTGGAGATTGTTCTCCCTGTAAACCAGGCTGAATTAACCCAATAACACCTTGACGGCTTTCTCCGGTTCTTAATAAAATGATTTTTGATTTCCCGTTTTTGATAGGCAATTTATCTGAAGGTATAAGCGGAATTCCTCTCCAGGTTAAAAATTGCGATCCGAATAATGAAGTTGTAGGAGGCGGAACACCACGACGCGTACATTCACGGCCAAAAGCAGCAATCGCCAACGGATGCAATAAGAAAAAGCCAGGCTCTTTCCATACCTTTGTAAGCAATTCATCTAAATCATCCGGAGTTGGTGCACCAGTTCGTGTTTTAATAATTTGAGATGGAGCGACATTGCTTAATAATCCGTAATCTTTATTGTTGATTAATTCGCTTTCCTGGCGTTCCTTTATTGTCTCGATAGCCAATCTAAGTTGCTCTGAAATCTGATTGTATGGTTTGCTGTACAAGTCTGAAACACGGGTATGAACTTCGACAATAGTTTGTACTGCAGCTAAATTATATTCTCTAGGATTTTCGATATAATCGACAAAAGTGTTTGGTAAAACTCTTTCGTCGCGTGCAGAACAATCGACTTCAATATGACTTCCGTCTTTTACTTTATTCAAGCGAAACACACCAGATTCTACAGGTGTCCAATGCAATAGATGCGTTAACCAGCGCGGTGAAATAGTTCCGATTTGTGGTACTGTACGTGTTGCAATTGCTAATTGTCTTGCTGCAACATCGCCTAATGCGGTCTGTTGTTGTTTAGATTCTGCCATTTTGTTTTTGGTTTTTTATTAATTAATAATTTATTCTTTTTGGTAGCTTAAAGTTATCGATAAAATTTAATTTTTTAGTCAAATAGTTCATCTACAGATAAATATCTTTCGCCCGTATCATAATTAAAAGTCAGAATCACGGCATTTTCCGGAATATCTTTTAATTTTTTGGCAATTGCAGAAAGAGCAGCTCCGGTTGAAATTCCGGCAAATATGCCTTCTTCTTTTGCAATCCTTTTAGTGAATGTATACGACTCATTTTTATCAACCGTTATGATTTGATCGACGTATTCGCGGTTAAAAACTTCCGGAATAAACCCTGCACCAATTCCCTGAAAAGGATGAGGTGCCGGCAAACCACCGCTTAAAACCGGTGATAATGCAGGTTCAACCGCGAAGGTTTTTAGATTTGGAAAATGCTGTTTCAAAATTTTTGAAACACCGGTAATGTGTCCGCCAGTTCCAACTCCCGTTATCAGATAATCGATTCCATCCGGGAAATCGGCCAAAATTTCTAAAGCTGTTGTTTTTTCGTGAATTTCAACATTAGCCTTATTGGTAAACTGTGATGGCAAAAACGAATTTTTAATCGTCGCGGCTAATTCTTTTGCTCTTTCAACCGCTCCTGAAGTTCCTTTTTCTCTTGGAGTCAAAACGAATTCGGCACCATACGCATTCAAAATTCTTCTGCGCTCGACGCTCATCGATTCGGGCATGACCACAATAACTTTATAGCCTTTAACCGCAGCAACTAATGAAAGGCCAATCCCGGTATTACCAGAAGTTGGCTCTATAATGATGGTATCTTGGTTTATAAGCCCTTTTTGTTCTGCATCTTCAATCATCGCCAGTGCAATTCGATCCTTTATACTCGATCCTGGATTTGATTTTTCTAATTTAATCCAAACTTCATGCGATTTAAAAAGTTTATTTAATCTAATGTGAGGCGTGTTTCCAATCGTCTCCAGAATGTTTTGATATTTCATTGTTTTGATATTTTTGAAGAAATGGAGTACTTATTTATTTTTTGAGAGAAGCGCCACCAGGCATTACCTCTGGTTTTAGTTTGAATTTGCTGTATTCGACAACTCCGGTTCGGTCTGCCCATTCAAAATAAGAAGCAGAAAGTTTGTTTACAATTCCCGGATTTTGTTGTGCGACATTGGTTGTTTCGCCACGGTCTGTTTCAATGTTGTAAAGCTCCCATTCGTAAGCAGGGTAAGTCGAAACTAATTTCCACTTGCCATCTCGCACAGCTCTGTTTCCGGCTCTTTCCCAAAATAATGGTGCGCCTCTGTCGACCTGCGAAACATTATTAAATAAAACAGGTAACAAACTGCTTCCAACCAAAGGGTTTGTCGTCACACCATTATATGTTTTGGGATATTCAATTCCGGCCAATTCATAAAAAGTAGGAGCGAGGTCAATAATATGCCCGGTTCCTTTATCGATTCGGCCTGCTTTTATTTTTGATGGAAACCAGGCAATAAATGGCGAACTGAAACCGCCTTCGTGCATGTTGTTTTTATATTGCTGAAGTGGCGTATTAGATAAATAAGCCCAGTTTTGTTCCTGATAATCAAAAGACCCTGAAGTTCCAACAGGTCCGTCATTTCGAACAAGTCCTCGTCCTAATGGATTATAAGTATTAAATCCGCCCTGAGCGCCATTGTCTGAAATGAAGATTATCAGCGTGTTTTTATCTTTTTTAAGTGCTTTTAGTTTATCCAAAACTTTTCCCACGTTCTGATCCATATTGTCAACCATTGCGGCGTACACTTCCATTTTTGCTTTCCAGAATTGCTTTTCATCATAAGTCAATTTGCTCCATTCCGGAACTTCAGGATCTCTTGGTGCAACCGTTTGATCAGCCGGTAAAATGCCGTTTGCTTTAAGTTTTTCAATTCTTTTTTCTCTTAAAACATCCCAGCCTTCATCAAATTTACCTTTGTATTTGGCAATGTCAACTGGTTTTGCCTGCAACGGCCAGTGTGGTGCTGTAAAAGCCAAGTATAAAAAGAAAGGCTTATTTTCTTTGTTTTGTTCGTCTAAGAAAGTGGCAGCGTTATTTCCGATTTCATCTGTAAAATAATACGAATCATCTTTTGGATGCAGCTCTTCATTATTACGAATTAATTTTACCGGATATGGAGTTTTTCCGAAAGGCAAAGGTTTGGTATCAAAATAATTGGATGCGCCTTTTAAAATTCCGTAAAATTTGTCAAAACCTCTTTGATTCGGCCATTGTGCCTGATCTTCAGAACCAACATGCCATTTTCCGGATAAAATAGTGCTGTAACCTCCGGAACGGAAAACCTCTCCTAAAGTCAAAGATTCTTTATTTAAATAACCCTGATAAGCCGGCAACCCTAAATTAACATCAAAAAATCCTACTCCTGCTTTGTGTTGGTATTGTCCTGTAAGGAGGGAAGCGCGAGTTGGCGCACAAATCGAATTATTGTAAAATTCGCGTAAGCGTAAACCTTCGCTGGCTAATTTATCAAGATTTGGTGTTTTAATTTCGGAACCATAATTTCCTAAATCAGAATATCCCATATCATCCACCATAATCAAAATGATATTGGGTTTTGATGATGCGTTTTGTGCATTTGATTCATTTGCACCCAATGTTCCTGCCAAAAGGAAGGAAAGGAAGATGTTTTTTATTTTGGTATTCATTTTAATGTTGTTTTGTTAGTTGTTTTTTAGCGATAAAATATTCTTTAAGCTTTGCCATTTTTGTTGCCGCAGAAATGAGCTTTTTATTATATCATCAGTAATCTATTTGATGTAAAAGCATCAAATAAATAATGAATTTCAACAAGAACTTTAGATAGTGTAATAAGGTTTCGTTTTTTGCTATTTGATTCGGAAGAAACATTTATAAACGAAAATTAATGGAGAATTAGCAACAGCTGCACATATAACAAAAGCTGTTATAAGTGTATTTTTTAGGAAGAAAATAATTTGATCTGTTTGCTGTTGTTTTCAAAATGTAGCTCTTTATATTTTAAACCCTACTAATTATATAGACAAAGTTAAATTTAATATAATAATATCCAAATTAATCTTTAGTTTTTTTTAAATAAGATTGGAGAGCAGGTAATTTAATATTGTAATTTACTGATTTAATTAATTGATATTTAAATAATTGTGTTAATTTTTGATAGTTCTAAATAAAATTTAAAAAGCCTGCAAAAAATGTATTAAAACTACATTTTTTGCAGGCTTTTATGTTTTTTAATCTTCTCAAAAAAGTTAAACTGCACTATTTAAGAAGAGTGAATTGTAGTTTTAAAGCGATTTAAATTAGTTTCCGAAAAGTAAAAAGGCAATAATCAAAGTCACAACAACATTGAACAACTGCGCAATTAAAAAAGCATATAAAGGTTTTCTACTATTATTTTGAAGCAAATCTTTAAAATTAGTTTCTAATCCAATACTAGTAAAGGCTAATGCAAACCAAATGCCCTGCAGATTTTTTAAACTGTCTTTTACTCCGTCTCTGATTTCAGAAGTAAGAAAAAAAGAAAACACAACGGAAGCCAGAATAAAACCAATCACAAACTTTGGAAAACGCTCCCAAATAACACCTAATGTTGGTTTTGATGCTTTGGCTTCTGCCGAATTATTATGTGTGTATGTCCAATAAACAGAGATTGCAAAAGCCGCTAATCCTAACAATACATTCTGGGAAAACTTTACAATTGTACTAATTTTTAAAGCTGTTTCACCAACCAAAGTTCCGGAAGCCACCACTGCTCCAGAAGTATCAATACTTCCTCCGAGCCACGCACCGGTTACTTCTTCAGGGAAATTGAAATATTTGGCAATCATCGGCATAAAAATCATCATTGGGATGGCCGTTACCAATACAATCGAAATAACATAAGAGAGTTTTTTTGAATCGCCTTTAATTGCCCCAGAAGTTGCAATCGCCGCAGAAACACCGCAGATGGAAACCGCACTCGAAATCATCATCGTCAATTCGTCGTCAACTTTTAATTTTCGACAAAGCCAAAAAGCAAAATACCAAACGGACAAAACAACAAGTAAAGCCTGAATCAATCCTAAGGAACCGGCCTTTAGAATATCTGAAAAAATTACACTGGTTCCCAATAAAACCAATCCGATTTTTACAAAAACTTCTGTAGAAAGGGCAGAGCGAAACCATTCAGGAAGTTTAAAAAAATTGCCAATAGCCAAACCAATAATCAAACTGAAAATGACAGCTTCTAAATTAAGTGCTTTTACTTCTGTATTTCCGGCAATAATCAGTGCAACAATCGTTAAAATGTAAACAATCGGAAAAACGAACAAAAAGTATTTTACCGACTTTCCAATTAAAAAAGCACCGAGAGCGCCAATCGAAATCAGGTATAAAAATTGTATTCCGAGGATTTTCAGGTTTTCGAAATTAAAAACATCTGAAATTAAATCGGTTCCGTTTGACCATTTAAAAATGGGAACTTCGGGAAGAAAAATAAATAGCGAAATTCCGATGATTATAAATCCTAAAATAACGACGGTCCAATCTTCGTGGATGGTTAATTGTTTTGGGTTGGTTGACATTTTATTTTTAATCTTATTATAGTTTTGTGAAAAGCGTTTGTTTTCCGCAGGGTTTTGAAAACCTTGTTGGTATTTGTAATTGAATGGCCTCCAGCTTTAGCTGGAGATTAATATTGTATCAATGAAATCGGCTTTAGCCGAACTTTTATTCGGCTAAAGCCTTGACTATTTCATTTTTAAATTCCAGCTAAAGCTGGAGGCAATTCAAAAAATCGATTTAAAAGATATTCTGGGTTTGTAGATTATGACTACAAATCAACAAAGTATTTCTGCTGTCCAAAATCAAATTCATAATGCGTTAAATTGGGCCATAAAGGTTTAACCAAACCTTTCTCCCAATTCTGCAAAGCAATTTGAAGTTCTTTAACTTTTGCCGGATTTTTTTGAGCAAGATCTGTAGTTTCCGATTTATCGGAAGCCAGGTTATAAAGCCATTCCTGATGCGTTTTTCCACTGATAATTAATTTCCAGTCTCCGCTTCTAATCGCTTTTGCATCTCCGGAACGCCAATACAAAGTTTTGTGTGCTACTTTGTTTTCATTTACGAAACTAATTAAATCTACTCCGTCATAAACGCGATCTTTTGGTAAACCGGAATGTGTAACGGCAGCAATTGTAGTAAAAATATCCAAAGTACTTACCGGAGATTTGTATATAGTGTGCGGTTTGATTTTTCCTTTCCATGATAATGCAAACGGAACATTTACGCCGCCTTCAAAATGAGAAAATTTACCACCCTTTAAAGGTGCATTTGTTGTAGCAAAAGT contains:
- a CDS encoding SusC/RagA family TonB-linked outer membrane protein, producing MNFSQGVSEATHKKKWLNAKQYVELLQEAGRNVDDLESVEDELEYLSQGTDWRNGEVNTDWQDIALRTGYTTDADFSVSGGDDKTKYFFSGAYNNTTGIVDSNDLERITARSNVSHKVSDRFTAGMNIGFSRSVINRVQDDNSFSTPLQSVAQAPISQARLEDGTPNPNTEYVNYLLAKDNTSWETIMRRVTGKVFGELKIVNGLKFNSDFSYDLLTQTEDYWQGKDAPFMATDGAVYASSVNTENYVFSNYFTYDKTFAEKHVLNLVAGMEFNKYNRRYQDVNSIYFPNDDFHTIDGGAEVNEGHGSETDYAFVSQFGRLNYSFAGKYLFKASVRRDGSSRFGKNERFGVFPAFSAGWVMSQESFLKDNTVLTYLKLKGSWGKLGNAEIGNFASRQLYRPNPYNLKSGLTFDQAGNNDLTWEKSTQTDFGVEVGFLNKITFEADYYQKDTDGLLFEVPLPLSSGAAFVNKNIGKIRSNGFEFTLNTKNIETQDFRWNTSFNLTTNESKVKSLPNNNTDIISDYTINRTGENISSFYLVEYAGVDPANGDALFVKNTANADGSIDKSTTNDYSEAKRIIAGNPFPTLMAGLTNTMTYKGFDFTFTFQGEWGASIYNSAGLYQSTAADYFDNQTLDQLNRWQNPGDITNVPQARFGGSNGTQESTRYLDKSDFVRLRNLTIGYSLPKETVNKAGMSSLRVYLTAVNLLTFTGYEGTDPEARRDDITKGSPRVGEDFYSAPPAKTFAMGVNINF
- a CDS encoding arylsulfatase, whose amino-acid sequence is MNTKIKNIFLSFLLAGTLGANESNAQNASSKPNIILIMVDDMGYSDLGNYGSEIKTPNLDKLASEGLRLREFYNNSICAPTRASLLTGQYQHKAGVGFFDVNLGLPAYQGYLNKESLTLGEVFRSGGYSTILSGKWHVGSEDQAQWPNQRGFDKFYGILKGASNYFDTKPLPFGKTPYPVKLIRNNEELHPKDDSYYFTDEIGNNAATFLDEQNKENKPFFLYLAFTAPHWPLQAKPVDIAKYKGKFDEGWDVLREKRIEKLKANGILPADQTVAPRDPEVPEWSKLTYDEKQFWKAKMEVYAAMVDNMDQNVGKVLDKLKALKKDKNTLIIFISDNGAQGGFNTYNPLGRGLVRNDGPVGTSGSFDYQEQNWAYLSNTPLQQYKNNMHEGGFSSPFIAWFPSKIKAGRIDKGTGHIIDLAPTFYELAGIEYPKTYNGVTTNPLVGSSLLPVLFNNVSQVDRGAPLFWERAGNRAVRDGKWKLVSTYPAYEWELYNIETDRGETTNVAQQNPGIVNKLSASYFEWADRTGVVEYSKFKLKPEVMPGGASLKK
- a CDS encoding family 2A encapsulin nanocompartment cargo protein cysteine desulfurase translates to MSTNTNENGLPNIDDLQLLANELFQTLPNEFPKEISLSPDRAEHPRATKIAETLLHAGGANVIAPFPTQSPLNVQPVPTSFSGFGASPSIAAQSSSASALYPNAGAGFDPQYGIPSSGVPENNALNINNPQTGFNDINLKNGGASQINEDSFFSSLLLNNQYLPFQTQNSSFEAELKLALETVDTQFRKRVDFPSSGSESANSYYFLDQNPFAFDPKNTNAIVGNTFGSKEIVGITGTNFNAELIKKDFPILRETVNGKPLVWFDNAATTQKPQAVIDRVAYFYEHENSNIHRAAHELAARASDAYEAAREKVKTFLNAGSVNEIVFVRGATEGINLVAQSWGDHNLVAGDEIIVSNLEHHANIVPWKRLADKKGLKLRVIPVDDDGQILLDEYSKLLNSKTKLVAFTQVSNALGTVTPAKKIIEMARSVGAKVLIDGAQSVSHMKVDVQDLNPDWLVFSGHKLFGPTGIGALYGKEELLNEMQPYQSGGNMIQDVTFEEIKYHKAPNRFEAGTGNIADAIGLGAAIDYVTKIGIDTIGQYEHYLLEYATRLLKDIPGVRLIGTAKDKASVLSFNLQGYTNDQVGQALNKEGVAVRTGHHCAQPILRRMGVETTVRPSLAFYNTTQDVDTFIKTLWELKKVRF
- a CDS encoding family 2A encapsulin nanocompartment shell protein, which translates into the protein MAESKQQQTALGDVAARQLAIATRTVPQIGTISPRWLTHLLHWTPVESGVFRLNKVKDGSHIEVDCSARDERVLPNTFVDYIENPREYNLAAVQTIVEVHTRVSDLYSKPYNQISEQLRLAIETIKERQESELINNKDYGLLSNVAPSQIIKTRTGAPTPDDLDELLTKVWKEPGFFLLHPLAIAAFGRECTRRGVPPPTTSLFGSQFLTWRGIPLIPSDKLPIKNGKSKIILLRTGESRQGVIGLIQPGLQGEQSPGLSVRFMGINEKAIASYLVSLYCSLAILVDDAIAVLEDVEIGKYHEYKY
- a CDS encoding TonB-dependent receptor plug domain-containing protein — encoded protein: MKIKVKHFLWLVLTLFVQIVAAQEGYISGKVTDKKGVPIPGVNIIIKGTSASTQTDFDGNFKIAAKKGDVLTISYVSFATTNVPASNGMTIELVETQNELEAVLVVGYGTQSKKNLTDNIARVTAKDIQQIPVSNLQNALVGKLAGVQITQTNGKVEGGINIRVRGAASISAGTQPLYVLDGIPLINDNESSNGAPTNPLLTLSTNEIESIDVLKDASSAAIYGARGANGVVLITTKKEKKEKEISQSTSHKVLVKLHIKRNG
- a CDS encoding YeiH family protein, which codes for MSTNPKQLTIHEDWTVVILGFIIIGISLFIFLPEVPIFKWSNGTDLISDVFNFENLKILGIQFLYLISIGALGAFLIGKSVKYFLFVFPIVYILTIVALIIAGNTEVKALNLEAVIFSLIIGLAIGNFFKLPEWFRSALSTEVFVKIGLVLLGTSVIFSDILKAGSLGLIQALLVVLSVWYFAFWLCRKLKVDDELTMMISSAVSICGVSAAIATSGAIKGDSKKLSYVISIVLVTAIPMMIFMPMIAKYFNFPEEVTGAWLGGSIDTSGAVVASGTLVGETALKISTIVKFSQNVLLGLAAFAISVYWTYTHNNSAEAKASKPTLGVIWERFPKFVIGFILASVVFSFFLTSEIRDGVKDSLKNLQGIWFALAFTSIGLETNFKDLLQNNSRKPLYAFLIAQLFNVVVTLIIAFLLFGN
- the cysK gene encoding cysteine synthase A, with product MKYQNILETIGNTPHIRLNKLFKSHEVWIKLEKSNPGSSIKDRIALAMIEDAEQKGLINQDTIIIEPTSGNTGIGLSLVAAVKGYKVIVVMPESMSVERRRILNAYGAEFVLTPREKGTSGAVERAKELAATIKNSFLPSQFTNKANVEIHEKTTALEILADFPDGIDYLITGVGTGGHITGVSKILKQHFPNLKTFAVEPALSPVLSGGLPAPHPFQGIGAGFIPEVFNREYVDQIITVDKNESYTFTKRIAKEEGIFAGISTGAALSAIAKKLKDIPENAVILTFNYDTGERYLSVDELFD